The following are encoded together in the Phocoena sinus isolate mPhoSin1 chromosome 11, mPhoSin1.pri, whole genome shotgun sequence genome:
- the LAMB2 gene encoding laminin subunit beta-2 isoform X1, whose protein sequence is MERAAGEQGRDLRGQPGPWQLLLGLLLSVPATALAQALAPDVPGCSWGSCYPATGDLLVGRADRLTASSTCGLHGPQPYCIVSHLQDEKKCFLCDSRRPFSARDNPNSHRIQNVVTSFAPQRRAAWWQSENGVPVVTIQLDLEAEFHFTHLIMTFKTFRPAAMLVERSADFGRTWHVYRYFSYDCGADFPGVPLAPPRHWDDVVCESRYSEIEPSTEGEVIYRVLDPAIPIPDPYSPWIQNLLKITNLRVNLTRLHTLGDNLLDPRREIREKYYYALYELVVRGNCFCYGHASQCAPAPGAPAHAEGMVHGACICKHNTRGFNCEQCQDFYHDLPWHPAEDGHSHACRKCECHGHTYSCHFDMAIYLASGNVSGGVCDGCQHNTAGRQCELCRPFFYHDPTKDLRDPAVCRSCDCDPMGSQDGGRCDPHDDPVLGLVSGQCRCKENVVGSRCQQCRDGFFGLSASDPLGCQQCQCDTRGTVPGGTPCDRNSGACFCKRLVTGRGCNRCLPGHWGLSHDLLGCRPCDCDVGGALEPQCNEATGQCHCRQNMVGRRCEQVQPGYFRPFLDHLTWEAEEARGQVPDVVARLVTPGGIPSWTGPGFVRLREGQALEFLVASVPRAMDYDLLLRLEPQVPEQWAEMELTVQCPGPVSAHSPCGHVLPKDDHIPGTLQPGTRYMVFPRPVCLEPGISYKLHLKLVRTGGGAQPEAPYSGPSLLIDSLVLLPRVLVLEMFSGGDAASLERRATFEHYRCHEEGLMPSKTLPSEACAPLLISLSTLVYNGALPCQCDPQGSLSSECNPHGGQCLCKHAVVGRRCDLCAPGYYGFGPTGCQACQCSPEGALSGLCEATNGQCPCQTGAFGLRCDRCQRGQWGFPNCRPCVCNGHADECDPHTGACLGCRDHTVGEHCERCIAGFHGDPRLPYGGQCRPCPCPEGPGSRRHFATSCHRDGYSQQIVCHCRAGYTGLRCEACAPGHFGDPSRPGGQCQPCECSGNIDPTDPDACDSHSGQCLRCLHHTEGPRCAHCKPGFHGQAARQSCHRCICNLLGTDPQQCPSTDRCNCDPSSGQCPCLPNVQGPSCDRCAPNFWNLTSGHGCQPCACHPSRARGPTCNEFTGQCHCRAGFGGRTCSECQELHWGDPGLQCRACDCDPRGIDTPQCHRSTGHCSCRLGMSGVRCDQCARGFSGVFPACHPCHACFGDWDRVVQDLAARTRRLEQWAQELQQTGVLGAFESSFWHMQEKLGTVQGIVGARNASAASTAQLVEATEELRREIGEATEHLTQLEAELTDVQDKNFNANHALSSLERDGLALNLTLRQLDQHLDLLKHSNFLGAYDSIRHAHSLSAEAERRANMSALTVPSPVSNSAGTRHRTEVLMGARKKDFNHKHMANQQALGELSARTHALSLTGINELVCGSPGDAPCATSPCGGAGCRDEDGQPRCGGLSCSGAAAMADLALGRARHTQAELQRALAEGGGILSQVAETRRQAGEAQQRAQAALDKANASRGQVEQANQELRELIQSVKDFLSQEGADPDSIELVATRVLELSIPASPEQIRHLAGEIAERVRSLADVDTILARTVGDVHRAEQLLKDARRARSQAEGEKQKAETVQAALEEAQRAQGAAQGAIQGAVVDTQDTEQTLHQAHPWQVQERMADTEKALSSAGERAQQLDGLLEALKLKRAGNSLAASSAEETAGSAQGRAREAEQLLKGPLGDQYQTVRALAERKAQGVLAAQARAEQLRDEARGLLQAAQDKLQRLQELEGTYEENERALEGKAAQLDGLEARMRSVLQAINLQVQIYNTCQ, encoded by the exons ATGGAGCGGGCCGCAGGGGAACAAGGGAGGGACCTGCGGGGacagcctgggccctggcagcTTCTACTGGGCCTGCTGCTGAGCG TGCCGGCCACCGCCCTAGCCCAGGCCCTGGCCCCGGATGTGCCAGGCTGTTCTTGGGGAAGCTGCTACCCCGCCACAGGGGACCTGCTGGTGGGCCGTGCTGACAGACTGACCGCCTCATCCACCTGTGGCTTGCATGGGCCCCAGCCCTACTGCATCGTCAGTCACCTGCAG GACGAGAAGAAATGCTTCCTGTGTGACTCCCGGCGCCCCTTCTCTGCTAGAGACAACCCAAACAGCCATCGCATCCAGAATGTAGTTACCAGCTTCGCACCACAGCGCCGGGCAGCCTGGTGGCAGTCAGAGAATG GTGTCCCCGTGGTCACCATCCAGCTGGACTTGGAGGCTGAGTTCCATTTCACGCACCTCATTATGACCTTCAAG ACGTTTCGCCCTGCTGCCATGCTGGTGGAGCGCTCAGCAGACTTTGGACGCACCTGGCACGTGTACAGATATTTCTCCTATGACTGTGGGGCTGACTTCCCAGGAGTCCCACTGGCTCCCCCACGGCACTGGGATGACGTAGTCTGTGAGTCACGCTATTCAGAGATTGAGCCATCCACTGAAGGCGAG GTCATCTATCGTGTGCTGGACCCTGCAATCCCTATTCCAGACCCCTATAGCCCATGGATCCAGA ACCTGCTAAAGATCACCAATCTACGGGTGAACTTGACACGGCTACACACGCTCGGGGACAACCTGCTTGACCCACGGCGGGAGATCCGCGAGAAGTACTATTATGCCCTGTACGAGCTGGTTGTGCGTGGCAACTGCTTCTGCTATGGACACGCCTCACAGTGTGCACCCGCCCCAGGGGCACCAGCCCATGCTGAGGGCATG GTTCATGGGGCCTGCATCTGCAAACACAACACTCGTGGCTTCAACTGTGAGCAGTGTCAGGATTTCTATCATGATCTGCCCTGGCATCCGGCTGAGGACGGCCATAGTCATGCCTGCAGGA AGTGTGAGTGCCATGGGCATACCTACAGCTGCCACTTCGACATGGCCATATACCTGGCATCTGGCAACGTGAGTGGAGGGGTGTGTGATGGGTGTCAGCACAACACAGCTGGGCGCCAGTGTGAGCTCTGCCGACCCTTCTTCTACCATGACCCAACCAAGGACCTGCGAGACCCAGCCGTGTGTCGCT CCTGTGACTGTGACCCCATGGGTTCCCAAGACGGTGGTCGCTGTGATCCCCATGATGATCCTGTACTGGGGCTGGTCTCGGGCCAGTGTCGCTGCAAAGAAAATGTGGTGGGCTCTCGCTGCCAACAGTGCCGTGATGGCTTCTTTGGGCTCAGTGCCAGTGACCCTCTAGGCTGCCAGC AATGTCAGTGTGATACACGGGGCACAGTGCCAGGGGGCACCCCTTGTGACCGCAACAGTGGAGCCTGTTTCTGCAAGCGTTTAGTGACTGGACGTGGCTGCAACCGCTGCCTG CCTGGCCACTGGGGCCTGAGCCACGACCTACTTGGCTGCCGTCCGTGTGACTGTGATGTCGGTGGTGCCCTGGAACCCCA GTGCAACGAGGCCACAGGTCAGTGCCACTGCCGCCAGAACATGGTGGGGCGACGCTGTGAGCAGGTGCAGCCTGGTTACTTCCGACCCTTCCTTGACCACCTAACCTGGGAGGCTGAGGAAGCTCGGGGGCAG GTACCTGATGTGGTGGCACGCCTGGTGACCCCTGGGGGGATTCCATCTTGGACTGGCCCAGGCTTTGTTAGGCTGCGGGAAGGCCAGGCACTGGAGTTCCTGGTGGCCTCTGTACCAAGAGCCATGGACTATGACCTGCTACTGCGCTTGGAGCCCCAG GTACCTGAGCAATGGGCAGAGATGGAACTGACTGTGCAGTGCCCAGGGCCTGTATCTGCCCACAGCCCATGTGGGCACGTGCTGCCCAAGGATGACCACATCCCAGGGACTCTGCAACCAGGCACCAG GTACATGGTGTTTCCCAGACCTGTCTGCCTTGAGCCTGGCATCTCCTACAAGCTGCATCTCAAGCTGGTGCGAACAGGAGGAGGTGCCCAGCCTGAGGCCCCCTATTCTGGACCCAGCCTACTCATTGACTCG CTGGTGCTGCTGCCCCGTGTCCTGGTGCTGGAGATGTTTAGTGGGGGTGATGCGGCTTCTCTGGAGCGCCGTGCCACCTTTGAACACTACCGCTGCCACGAGGAGGGTCTGATGCCCAGCAAGACCCTTCCCTCTGAGGCCTGCGCCCCCCTCCTCATCAGCCTGTCCACACTGGTCTACAACGGAGCCCTGC cctgtCAGTGTGACCCCCAGGGCTCACTGAGCTCTGAGTGCAACCCCCATGGTGGTCAGTGCCTGTGCAAACATGCAGTGGTTGGGCGTCGCTGTGACCTCTGTGCCCCTGGCTACTATGGCTTTGGCCCCACAGGCTGTCAAG CCTGCCAGTGCAGCCCTGAGGGGGCACTCAGCGGCCTGTGTGAAGCAACCAATGGGCAATGCCCCTGCCAAACTGGTGCATTTGGGCTTCGCTGCGACCGCTGCCAGCGTGGCCAGTGGGGATTCCCTAACTGCCGGCCGTGTGTCTGCAACGGGCATGCAGACGAATGTGACCCCCACACAGGCGCTTGCCTGGGATGCCGTGACCACACAGTGGGTGAGCACTGTGAAAG GTGCATTGCTGGCTTCCACGGAGACCCACGGCTGCCATATGGGGGCCAGTGCCGGCCCTGTCCCTGCCCTGAAGGCCCCGGGAGCCGGCGGCACTTTGCTACTTCTTGCCATCGGGATGGGTACTCCCAGCAGATCGTGTGCCACTGCAGGGCAGGCTACACAG GGCTGCGGTGCGAAGCTTGTGCCCCTGGGCACTTTGGGGACCCATCAAGGCCAGGCGGCCAGTGCCAACCATGCGAATGCAGTGGTAACATTGACCCCACGGACCCTGATGCCTGTGACTCCCACTCGGGGCAATGCCTGCGCTGCTTACACCACACAGAGGGGCCGCGCTGTGCCCACTGCAAGCCTGGCTTCCATGGGCAGGCTGCCCGACAGAGCTGTCACC GCTGCATCTGCAACCTGCTGGGCACAGATCCCCAGCAGTGCCCATCCACTGACCGGTGCAACTGTGACCCAAGCAGTGGGCAGTGCCCATGCCTCCCCAATGTCCAGGGCCCTAGCTGTGACCGCTGTGCCCCCAACTTCTGGAACCTTACCAGTGGCCATGGCTGCCAGCCCTGTGCCTGCCACCCAAGCCGAGCCAGAGGCCCCACCTGCAATGAG TTCACAGGACAGTGCCACTGCCGTGCTGGCTTCGGTGGGCGAACCTGTTCTGAGTGCCAGGAGCTCCACTGGGGAGACCCTGGGTTGCAGTGCCGCG CCTGTGATTGTGACCCTCGTGGGATAGACACACCTCAGTGTCACCGTTCCACAGGTCACTGCAGCTGCCGCCTGGGCATGTCTGGTGTGCGCTGTGACCAGTGTGCCCGTGGCTTCTCGGGCGTCTTTCCTGCCTGCCACCCCTGCCACGCATGCTTCGGGGACTGGGACCGTGTGGTACAGGACCTGGCTGCTCGTACACGGCGCCTGGAGCAGTGGGCGCAGGAGCTGCAGCAGACGGGTGTGCTGGGTGCCTTTGAGAGCAGCTTCTGGCACATGCAGGAGAAGCTGGGCACTGTGCAGGGGATTGTCGGTGCCCGTAACGCCTCAGCTGCCTCCACTGCACAGCTCGTGGAGGCCACAGAGGAGTTGCG GCGTGAAATTGGGGAGGCCACTGAGCACCTGACCCAGCTGGAAGCAGAGCTCACAGATGTGCAGGACAAGAATTTCAATGCCAACCATGCACTAAGCAGTCTAGAGCGAGACGGGCTTGCACTTAATCTCACACTGCGGCAGCTTGACCAGCATCTGGACCTGCTCAAGCATTCAAACTTCCTGG GTGCCTATGACAGCATCCGCCATGCCCACAGCCTGTCTGCAGAGGCAGAACGTCGTGCCAACATGTCAGCCCTGACAGTGCCCAGCCCTGTGAGCAACTCAGCAGGCACACGGCACCGGACAGAGGTGCTGATGGGTGCCCGAAAGAAGGACTTCAACCACAAGCACATGGCCAACCAGCAGGCACTGGGCGAGCTCTCTGCCCGTACCCATGCCCTGAGCCTGACAGGCATAAATGAACTG GTGTGTGGGTCCCCGGGAGATGCACCCTGTGCTACGAGCCCTTGCGGGGGTGCTGGCTGTCGGGACGAGGATGGGCAGCCCCGTTGTGGGGGCCTCAGCTGCAGTGGGGCAGCAGCCATGGCGGATCTGGCGCTGGGTCGGGCCCGCCACACACAGGCAGAACTGCAGCGGGCATTGGCAGAAGGTGGTGGCATCCTCAGCCAGGTAGCTGAGACCCGTCGGCAGGCAGGCGAGGCACAGCAGCGGGCCCAGGCAGCCCTGGACAAGGCTAATGCTTCCAGGGGACAGGTGGAACAGGCCAACCAGGAACTGCGGGAACTAATCCAGAGTGTGAAGGACTTCCTCAGCC AGGAGGGGGCTGATCCTGACAGCATTGAGTTGGTGGCCACACGGGTGCTAGAGCTCTCCATCCCAGCGTCACCTGAGCAGATCCGGCACTTGGCGGGCGAGATTGCAGAGCGGGTCCGGAGCCTGGCAGATGTGGACACGATCCTGGCGCGTACTGTGGGAGACGTGCATCGGGCAGAGCAGCTACTGAAGGATGCACGGCGGGCACG GAGCCAGGCTGAGGGTGAGAAACAGAAGGCAGAGACAGTACAGGCAGCGCTGGAGGAGGCCCAGCGGGCACAGGGTGCTGCTCAGGGTGCCATCCAGGGGGCAGTGGTTGACACACAGGACACAGAGCAGACCCTGCACCAG GCCCACCCGTGGCAGGTGCAGGAGAGGATGGCAGATACAGAGAAGGCATTGAGCTCTGCAGGTGAGCGGGCTCAGCAATTGGATGGTCTCCTGGAGGCTCTGAAATTGAAGCGAGCAGGGAATAGCTTGGCAGCCTCTAGCGCTGAAGAAACAGCTGGCAGTGCCCAGGGTCGTGCCCGGGAAGCTGAACAG CTGCTGAAGGGCCCACTAGGTGACCAGTACCAGACAGTGAGGGCCCTGGCCGAGCGCAAGGCCCAGGGTGTGCTGGCTGCACAGGCACGGGCAGAACAACTGCGGGATGAGGCTCGCGGCTTGTTGCAGGCTGCTCAAGACAAGCTGCAGCGGCTGCAAG AGCTGGAAGGCACTTATGAGGAGAACGAGCGGGCGCTGGAGGGCAAAGCGGCTCAGCTGGACGGGCTGGAGGCCAGGATGCGCAGTGTGCTTCAAGCCATCAACTTGCAGGTCCAGATCTACAACACCTGCCAGTGA
- the LAMB2 gene encoding laminin subunit beta-2 isoform X2 — protein MERAAGEQGRDLRGQPGPWQLLLGLLLSVPATALAQALAPDVPGCSWGSCYPATGDLLVGRADRLTASSTCGLHGPQPYCIVSHLQDEKKCFLCDSRRPFSARDNPNSHRIQNVVTSFAPQRRAAWWQSENGVPVVTIQLDLEAEFHFTHLIMTFKTFRPAAMLVERSADFGRTWHVYRYFSYDCGADFPGVPLAPPRHWDDVVCESRYSEIEPSTEGEVIYRVLDPAIPIPDPYSPWIQNLLKITNLRVNLTRLHTLGDNLLDPRREIREKYYYALYELVVRGNCFCYGHASQCAPAPGAPAHAEGMVHGACICKHNTRGFNCEQCQDFYHDLPWHPAEDGHSHACRKCECHGHTYSCHFDMAIYLASGNVSGGVCDGCQHNTAGRQCELCRPFFYHDPTKDLRDPAVCRSCDCDPMGSQDGGRCDPHDDPVLGLVSGQCRCKENVVGSRCQQCRDGFFGLSASDPLGCQQCQCDTRGTVPGGTPCDRNSGACFCKRLVTGRGCNRCLPGHWGLSHDLLGCRPCDCDVGGALEPQCNEATGQCHCRQNMVGRRCEQVQPGYFRPFLDHLTWEAEEARGQVPDVVARLVTPGGIPSWTGPGFVRLREGQALEFLVASVPRAMDYDLLLRLEPQVPEQWAEMELTVQCPGPVSAHSPCGHVLPKDDHIPGTLQPGTRYMVFPRPVCLEPGISYKLHLKLVRTGGGAQPEAPYSGPSLLIDSLVLLPRVLVLEMFSGGDAASLERRATFEHYRCHEEGLMPSKTLPSEACAPLLISLSTLVYNGALPCQCDPQGSLSSECNPHGGQCLCKHAVVGRRCDLCAPGYYGFGPTGCQACQCSPEGALSGLCEATNGQCPCQTGAFGLRCDRCQRGQWGFPNCRPCVCNGHADECDPHTGACLGCRDHTVGEHCERCIAGFHGDPRLPYGGQCRPCPCPEGPGSRRHFATSCHRDGYSQQIVCHCRAGYTGLRCEACAPGHFGDPSRPGGQCQPCECSGNIDPTDPDACDSHSGQCLRCLHHTEGPRCAHCKPGFHGQAARQSCHRCICNLLGTDPQQCPSTDRCNCDPSSGQCPCLPNVQGPSCDRCAPNFWNLTSGHGCQPCACHPSRARGPTCNEFTGQCHCRAGFGGRTCSECQELHWGDPGLQCRACDCDPRGIDTPQCHRSTGHCSCRLGMSGVRCDQCARGFSGVFPACHPCHACFGDWDRVVQDLAARTRRLEQWAQELQQTGVLGAFESSFWHMQEKLGTVQGIVGARNASAASTAQLVEATEELRREIGEATEHLTQLEAELTDVQDKNFNANHALSSLERDGLALNLTLRQLDQHLDLLKHSNFLGAYDSIRHAHSLSAEAERRANMSALTVPSPVSNSAGTRHRTEVLMGARKKDFNHKHMANQQALGELSARTHALSLTGINELVCGSPGDAPCATSPCGGAGCRDEDGQPRCGGLSCSGAAAMADLALGRARHTQAELQRALAEGGGILSQVAETRRQAGEAQQRAQAALDKANASRGQVEQANQELRELIQSVKDFLSQEGADPDSIELVATRVLELSIPASPEQIRHLAGEIAERVRSLADVDTILARTVGDVHRAEQLLKDARRARSQAEGEKQKAETVQAALEEAQRAQGAAQGAIQGAVVDTQDTEQTLHQVQERMADTEKALSSAGERAQQLDGLLEALKLKRAGNSLAASSAEETAGSAQGRAREAEQLLKGPLGDQYQTVRALAERKAQGVLAAQARAEQLRDEARGLLQAAQDKLQRLQELEGTYEENERALEGKAAQLDGLEARMRSVLQAINLQVQIYNTCQ, from the exons ATGGAGCGGGCCGCAGGGGAACAAGGGAGGGACCTGCGGGGacagcctgggccctggcagcTTCTACTGGGCCTGCTGCTGAGCG TGCCGGCCACCGCCCTAGCCCAGGCCCTGGCCCCGGATGTGCCAGGCTGTTCTTGGGGAAGCTGCTACCCCGCCACAGGGGACCTGCTGGTGGGCCGTGCTGACAGACTGACCGCCTCATCCACCTGTGGCTTGCATGGGCCCCAGCCCTACTGCATCGTCAGTCACCTGCAG GACGAGAAGAAATGCTTCCTGTGTGACTCCCGGCGCCCCTTCTCTGCTAGAGACAACCCAAACAGCCATCGCATCCAGAATGTAGTTACCAGCTTCGCACCACAGCGCCGGGCAGCCTGGTGGCAGTCAGAGAATG GTGTCCCCGTGGTCACCATCCAGCTGGACTTGGAGGCTGAGTTCCATTTCACGCACCTCATTATGACCTTCAAG ACGTTTCGCCCTGCTGCCATGCTGGTGGAGCGCTCAGCAGACTTTGGACGCACCTGGCACGTGTACAGATATTTCTCCTATGACTGTGGGGCTGACTTCCCAGGAGTCCCACTGGCTCCCCCACGGCACTGGGATGACGTAGTCTGTGAGTCACGCTATTCAGAGATTGAGCCATCCACTGAAGGCGAG GTCATCTATCGTGTGCTGGACCCTGCAATCCCTATTCCAGACCCCTATAGCCCATGGATCCAGA ACCTGCTAAAGATCACCAATCTACGGGTGAACTTGACACGGCTACACACGCTCGGGGACAACCTGCTTGACCCACGGCGGGAGATCCGCGAGAAGTACTATTATGCCCTGTACGAGCTGGTTGTGCGTGGCAACTGCTTCTGCTATGGACACGCCTCACAGTGTGCACCCGCCCCAGGGGCACCAGCCCATGCTGAGGGCATG GTTCATGGGGCCTGCATCTGCAAACACAACACTCGTGGCTTCAACTGTGAGCAGTGTCAGGATTTCTATCATGATCTGCCCTGGCATCCGGCTGAGGACGGCCATAGTCATGCCTGCAGGA AGTGTGAGTGCCATGGGCATACCTACAGCTGCCACTTCGACATGGCCATATACCTGGCATCTGGCAACGTGAGTGGAGGGGTGTGTGATGGGTGTCAGCACAACACAGCTGGGCGCCAGTGTGAGCTCTGCCGACCCTTCTTCTACCATGACCCAACCAAGGACCTGCGAGACCCAGCCGTGTGTCGCT CCTGTGACTGTGACCCCATGGGTTCCCAAGACGGTGGTCGCTGTGATCCCCATGATGATCCTGTACTGGGGCTGGTCTCGGGCCAGTGTCGCTGCAAAGAAAATGTGGTGGGCTCTCGCTGCCAACAGTGCCGTGATGGCTTCTTTGGGCTCAGTGCCAGTGACCCTCTAGGCTGCCAGC AATGTCAGTGTGATACACGGGGCACAGTGCCAGGGGGCACCCCTTGTGACCGCAACAGTGGAGCCTGTTTCTGCAAGCGTTTAGTGACTGGACGTGGCTGCAACCGCTGCCTG CCTGGCCACTGGGGCCTGAGCCACGACCTACTTGGCTGCCGTCCGTGTGACTGTGATGTCGGTGGTGCCCTGGAACCCCA GTGCAACGAGGCCACAGGTCAGTGCCACTGCCGCCAGAACATGGTGGGGCGACGCTGTGAGCAGGTGCAGCCTGGTTACTTCCGACCCTTCCTTGACCACCTAACCTGGGAGGCTGAGGAAGCTCGGGGGCAG GTACCTGATGTGGTGGCACGCCTGGTGACCCCTGGGGGGATTCCATCTTGGACTGGCCCAGGCTTTGTTAGGCTGCGGGAAGGCCAGGCACTGGAGTTCCTGGTGGCCTCTGTACCAAGAGCCATGGACTATGACCTGCTACTGCGCTTGGAGCCCCAG GTACCTGAGCAATGGGCAGAGATGGAACTGACTGTGCAGTGCCCAGGGCCTGTATCTGCCCACAGCCCATGTGGGCACGTGCTGCCCAAGGATGACCACATCCCAGGGACTCTGCAACCAGGCACCAG GTACATGGTGTTTCCCAGACCTGTCTGCCTTGAGCCTGGCATCTCCTACAAGCTGCATCTCAAGCTGGTGCGAACAGGAGGAGGTGCCCAGCCTGAGGCCCCCTATTCTGGACCCAGCCTACTCATTGACTCG CTGGTGCTGCTGCCCCGTGTCCTGGTGCTGGAGATGTTTAGTGGGGGTGATGCGGCTTCTCTGGAGCGCCGTGCCACCTTTGAACACTACCGCTGCCACGAGGAGGGTCTGATGCCCAGCAAGACCCTTCCCTCTGAGGCCTGCGCCCCCCTCCTCATCAGCCTGTCCACACTGGTCTACAACGGAGCCCTGC cctgtCAGTGTGACCCCCAGGGCTCACTGAGCTCTGAGTGCAACCCCCATGGTGGTCAGTGCCTGTGCAAACATGCAGTGGTTGGGCGTCGCTGTGACCTCTGTGCCCCTGGCTACTATGGCTTTGGCCCCACAGGCTGTCAAG CCTGCCAGTGCAGCCCTGAGGGGGCACTCAGCGGCCTGTGTGAAGCAACCAATGGGCAATGCCCCTGCCAAACTGGTGCATTTGGGCTTCGCTGCGACCGCTGCCAGCGTGGCCAGTGGGGATTCCCTAACTGCCGGCCGTGTGTCTGCAACGGGCATGCAGACGAATGTGACCCCCACACAGGCGCTTGCCTGGGATGCCGTGACCACACAGTGGGTGAGCACTGTGAAAG GTGCATTGCTGGCTTCCACGGAGACCCACGGCTGCCATATGGGGGCCAGTGCCGGCCCTGTCCCTGCCCTGAAGGCCCCGGGAGCCGGCGGCACTTTGCTACTTCTTGCCATCGGGATGGGTACTCCCAGCAGATCGTGTGCCACTGCAGGGCAGGCTACACAG GGCTGCGGTGCGAAGCTTGTGCCCCTGGGCACTTTGGGGACCCATCAAGGCCAGGCGGCCAGTGCCAACCATGCGAATGCAGTGGTAACATTGACCCCACGGACCCTGATGCCTGTGACTCCCACTCGGGGCAATGCCTGCGCTGCTTACACCACACAGAGGGGCCGCGCTGTGCCCACTGCAAGCCTGGCTTCCATGGGCAGGCTGCCCGACAGAGCTGTCACC GCTGCATCTGCAACCTGCTGGGCACAGATCCCCAGCAGTGCCCATCCACTGACCGGTGCAACTGTGACCCAAGCAGTGGGCAGTGCCCATGCCTCCCCAATGTCCAGGGCCCTAGCTGTGACCGCTGTGCCCCCAACTTCTGGAACCTTACCAGTGGCCATGGCTGCCAGCCCTGTGCCTGCCACCCAAGCCGAGCCAGAGGCCCCACCTGCAATGAG TTCACAGGACAGTGCCACTGCCGTGCTGGCTTCGGTGGGCGAACCTGTTCTGAGTGCCAGGAGCTCCACTGGGGAGACCCTGGGTTGCAGTGCCGCG CCTGTGATTGTGACCCTCGTGGGATAGACACACCTCAGTGTCACCGTTCCACAGGTCACTGCAGCTGCCGCCTGGGCATGTCTGGTGTGCGCTGTGACCAGTGTGCCCGTGGCTTCTCGGGCGTCTTTCCTGCCTGCCACCCCTGCCACGCATGCTTCGGGGACTGGGACCGTGTGGTACAGGACCTGGCTGCTCGTACACGGCGCCTGGAGCAGTGGGCGCAGGAGCTGCAGCAGACGGGTGTGCTGGGTGCCTTTGAGAGCAGCTTCTGGCACATGCAGGAGAAGCTGGGCACTGTGCAGGGGATTGTCGGTGCCCGTAACGCCTCAGCTGCCTCCACTGCACAGCTCGTGGAGGCCACAGAGGAGTTGCG GCGTGAAATTGGGGAGGCCACTGAGCACCTGACCCAGCTGGAAGCAGAGCTCACAGATGTGCAGGACAAGAATTTCAATGCCAACCATGCACTAAGCAGTCTAGAGCGAGACGGGCTTGCACTTAATCTCACACTGCGGCAGCTTGACCAGCATCTGGACCTGCTCAAGCATTCAAACTTCCTGG GTGCCTATGACAGCATCCGCCATGCCCACAGCCTGTCTGCAGAGGCAGAACGTCGTGCCAACATGTCAGCCCTGACAGTGCCCAGCCCTGTGAGCAACTCAGCAGGCACACGGCACCGGACAGAGGTGCTGATGGGTGCCCGAAAGAAGGACTTCAACCACAAGCACATGGCCAACCAGCAGGCACTGGGCGAGCTCTCTGCCCGTACCCATGCCCTGAGCCTGACAGGCATAAATGAACTG GTGTGTGGGTCCCCGGGAGATGCACCCTGTGCTACGAGCCCTTGCGGGGGTGCTGGCTGTCGGGACGAGGATGGGCAGCCCCGTTGTGGGGGCCTCAGCTGCAGTGGGGCAGCAGCCATGGCGGATCTGGCGCTGGGTCGGGCCCGCCACACACAGGCAGAACTGCAGCGGGCATTGGCAGAAGGTGGTGGCATCCTCAGCCAGGTAGCTGAGACCCGTCGGCAGGCAGGCGAGGCACAGCAGCGGGCCCAGGCAGCCCTGGACAAGGCTAATGCTTCCAGGGGACAGGTGGAACAGGCCAACCAGGAACTGCGGGAACTAATCCAGAGTGTGAAGGACTTCCTCAGCC AGGAGGGGGCTGATCCTGACAGCATTGAGTTGGTGGCCACACGGGTGCTAGAGCTCTCCATCCCAGCGTCACCTGAGCAGATCCGGCACTTGGCGGGCGAGATTGCAGAGCGGGTCCGGAGCCTGGCAGATGTGGACACGATCCTGGCGCGTACTGTGGGAGACGTGCATCGGGCAGAGCAGCTACTGAAGGATGCACGGCGGGCACG GAGCCAGGCTGAGGGTGAGAAACAGAAGGCAGAGACAGTACAGGCAGCGCTGGAGGAGGCCCAGCGGGCACAGGGTGCTGCTCAGGGTGCCATCCAGGGGGCAGTGGTTGACACACAGGACACAGAGCAGACCCTGCACCAG GTGCAGGAGAGGATGGCAGATACAGAGAAGGCATTGAGCTCTGCAGGTGAGCGGGCTCAGCAATTGGATGGTCTCCTGGAGGCTCTGAAATTGAAGCGAGCAGGGAATAGCTTGGCAGCCTCTAGCGCTGAAGAAACAGCTGGCAGTGCCCAGGGTCGTGCCCGGGAAGCTGAACAG CTGCTGAAGGGCCCACTAGGTGACCAGTACCAGACAGTGAGGGCCCTGGCCGAGCGCAAGGCCCAGGGTGTGCTGGCTGCACAGGCACGGGCAGAACAACTGCGGGATGAGGCTCGCGGCTTGTTGCAGGCTGCTCAAGACAAGCTGCAGCGGCTGCAAG AGCTGGAAGGCACTTATGAGGAGAACGAGCGGGCGCTGGAGGGCAAAGCGGCTCAGCTGGACGGGCTGGAGGCCAGGATGCGCAGTGTGCTTCAAGCCATCAACTTGCAGGTCCAGATCTACAACACCTGCCAGTGA